The Daucus carota subsp. sativus chromosome 7, DH1 v3.0, whole genome shotgun sequence genome window below encodes:
- the LOC108195701 gene encoding protein REDUCED CHLOROPLAST COVERAGE 1 — MAPNKNGRGKTKGDKKKKEEKVLPVVIDITVNLPDELQVVLKGISTDRIIDIRRLLSVNTLTCNITNFSLSHEIRGPRLKDTVDVAALKPCILTLTEEDYDERSATAHVRRLLDIVACTTSFGPSVKKEDPGETTPAAQDSKVSKKSQRKRTSPPPKKDSSVPPPPPPASKDVPVDGDGELGNSSPKLGSFYEFFSLSHLTPPLQFIRKVERQQNDDIFVDHLFSLEVKVCNGKLINVEVCRKGFYIVGKHRILCHNLVDLLRQLNRAFDKAYDDLIKAFSERNKFGNLPYGFRANTWLIPPVASHLPSVFPPLPMEDETWGGDGGGFRRDDKSDLLPWANEFLFVASMPCKTAEERQIRDRKAFILHSLFVDVAIFRGISSVQHIMEKTSLNGSDVKDETYTERVGDLSITVMRDALNASCKLDTKIDGTHTTGVEQNKLDERNLLKGITADENTAAHDISTLGVVNVRYCGYIAVVKVVVSANTKLGPPSENPELHDQPDGGACALNINSLRKLLHKKSVPEDNKTLLDLQNLNHVELSSDREFVKDLLKESLSKLDEEEQKGHTFTRWELGACWIQHLQDQKKSDKEKKLSSEKTKNEVKVEGLGTSLRSLKYKKNIVGSKDNLQPDNLSMTASDVNGEVDNVVLPSPASQQEVNANENEVELRRLITDDAFTRLKESETGLHCKSLQELINLSRKYYDEVALPKLVADFGSLELSPVDGRTLTDFMHTRGLRMRSLGQVVKLSEKLSHVQSLCIHEMIVRAFKHVLQAVIATTVNTHDMAGVISAALNLMLGVSEGDQSGQLCGVDPLIWRWLEVFLKKRYEWDLSIMNYKDVRKFAILRGLCHKVGIELVPRDYDMDSPQPFRKIDIVSLVPVHKQAACSSADGRQLLESSKTALDKGKLEDAVSYGTKALAKLVAVCGPYHRMTAGAYSLLAVVLYHTGDFNQATIYQQKALDINERELGLDHPDTMKSYGDLAVFYYRLQHTELALKYVKRALYLLHLTCGPSHPNTAATYINVAMMEEGLGNVHVALRYLHKALKCNQRLLGPDHIQTAASYHAIAIALSLMEAYPLSVQHEQTTLQILRAKLGPDDLRTQDAAAWLEYFESKAFEQQEAARNGTRRPDASIASKGHLSVSDLLDYISPSNDGKGKDAALLKRKSYITKLKEKSYENFGLASSEGSPKEVLQEPLDENEQIPEPKDDTNVKVEFTDPPVELKQPLEEKAPEEEPIQLQPFLEENATKKDVIAHDVPLESHGEGEDGWQPVQRPRSGRSYGRRLRQRRAAMNKVYTYQKKDVLSEQDYSRTRGANQNSKYQMLKKQLLSPGTYVEYHSAKSPYQGTRYGRRIVKAVAYRVKSVSSAKDSTTEKSKIGREEDARPVSAEKEVVPVSMKSSIVSLGKSPSYKEVALAPPGTISMLQIRVSQDDFPDKNELIVGDEETSKAEDKACDIVDSTDHSKVETITVAEPEETCSTVRNEHEQPEVVPSTVEMAHSSTTENNQVEKESTEQDPSSSVEGKDHSYSSLKGMEDSDKNPSVPCFIDTREVPNKKLSALAAPYNPSPTTTRVAPLPLNVVLPPGPGAVPSVAPWPMNMPLHPGPTATPLCPTPHHPYPSPPPTPNMIHSLRFVYPSPYTHSQPLPTSSFPVTSSPFHPNHFAWQRSTSPNTPEYIQGPVWPGCQPVEFSVPAPVVEPIAESFLPPKEESNNVNSSSGLNLSVNVDVTNHTKSVETFQALDVGENLNAGVEPKTMQEDLKPDLQLHGVQCAENSIDDSNSPNKNAGSGGDNHTSSNPRRFDNEKTFNILIRGRKNRKQTLRMPISLLSRPHNSKSFKVIYSRVIRESEAPKSTSFSSDDISTPGTM; from the exons ATGGCACCGAACAAGAATGGCAGAGGCAAGACAAAAGgagacaagaagaagaaagaagagaagg TTCTTCCTGTTGTAATTGACATCACTGTCAATCTTCCTGATGAGCTTCAAGTGGTTTTAAAG gGGATATCAACGGACAGGATTATAGACATTCGCCGACTATTATCTGTGAACACGTTAACTTGCAACATCACCAATTTCTCCTTATCTCATGAG ATAAGAGGGCCACGGTTGAAAGATACCGTGGACGTTGCCGCACTGAAGCCCTGCATACTCACTCTAACCGAAG AGGACTATGATGAGCGGAGTGCAACGGCGCATGTTAGAAGGTTGTTAGACATAGTTGCTTGCACAACCAGCTTTGGCCCGTCGGTGAAAAAAGAAGATCCCGGCGAGACTACTCCGGCGGCGCAGGATAGCAAGGTCTCGAAAAAGTCGCAACGGAAACGAACGTCTCCGCCGCCGAAGAAAGACTCATCAGTGCCACCTCCACCACCTCCGGCATCGAAAGACGTGCCGGTAGATGGTGATGGAGAGTTAGGCAACTCGTCTCCGAAGCTCGGTAGCTTTTATGAGTTTTTCTCGCTTTCTCATCTCACTCCTCCACTCCAAT TTATAAGGAAGGTAGAGAGACAACAAAATGATGACATTTTTGTTGATCATCTTTTCTCTCTTGAA GTGAAAGTTTGCAATGGGAAGCTGATCAATGTTGAAGTTTGTCGAAAAGGATTTTACATTGTTGGAAAGCACCGAATCTTATGCCACAACCTTGTTGATCTTTTACGACAACTTAATCGAGCTTTTGATAAA GCATATGATGATCTTATAAAAGCATTTTCGGAACGCAATAAG TTTGGGAATCTGCCCTATGGCTTCAGAGCCAATACATGGCTCATCCCTCCTGTTGCTTCACATTTACCATCAGTTTTTCCTCCTCTTCCCATGGAGGATGAAACATGGGGAGGAGATGGGGGTGGTTTCCGAAGAGATGACAAAAGTGATTTGCTACCTTGGGCTAATGAATTTTTGTTTGTGGCATCCATGCCTTGCAAGACAGCTGAGGAGAGGCAGATTCGAGACAGAAAAGCTTTTATTCTACACAGCCTATTTGTCGATGTTGCCATCTTTCGAGGCATTTCTTCCGTGCAACATATAATGGAAAAAACAAGTTTAAATGGTTCAGATGTAAAAGATGAAACTTATACAGAGAGAGTTGGGGACTTGAGTATAACTGTCATGAGAGATGCTCTCAATGCTAGCTGCAAGTTGGATACTAAAATTGATGGAACTCACACAACCGGAGTAGAACAGAACAAATTGGATGAAAGAAACCTTCTGAAAGGGATCACTGCTGATGAAAATACAGCTGCTCAT GATATATCCACTTTGGGGGTTGTGAATGTAAGATATTGTGGTTACATTGCTGTTGTGAAAGTTGTGGTGAGTGCCAACACCAAATTAGGTCCTCCATCAGAAAATCCTGAGCTTCATGATCAACCTGATGGTGGTGCCTGTGCCCTCAATATCAACAG TTTGAGAAAGCTTCTTCATAAAAAATCAGTTCCTGAAGATAACAAAACTTTACTAGATTTACAGAATTTGAATCATGTTGAACTAAGTTCTGACCGGGAATTCGTAAAAGATCTTTTAAAGGAGAGCCTCAGTAAGCTTGATGAAGAGGAACAGAAAGGGCATACATTCACTAGATGGGAACTTGGAGCTTGCTGGATACAACATTTGCAAGATCAGAAAAAATCGGACAAAGAAAAGAAGCTGTCTTCTGAGAAAACCAAAAACGAGGTGAAGGTTGAGGGGCTTGGTACATCGCTCCGATCCCTAAAATACAAAAAGAACATTGTTGGTAGTAAAGATAACCTGCAGCCTGACAACTTGAGTATGACCGCAAGTGATGTCAATGGAGAAGTAGACAATGTGGTTCTTCCTTCTCCGGCGTCGCAACAGGAGGTGAATGCCAATGAAAATGAGGTAGAATTGCGGAGATTGATAACTGATGATGCCTTTACTAGACTAAAAGAGTCAGAAACTGGACTACACTGCAAg TCTTTGCAAGAGCTGATTAATTTGTCTCGAAAATATTATGACGAGGTTGCACTTCCGAAACTG GTTGCCGATTTTGGTTCGTTGGAACTCTCCCCAGTTGATGGAAGGACTCTTACTGATTTCATGCACACACGAGGTCTTCGGATGCGTTCTCTAGGACAAGTG GTCAAGCTATCAGAAAAGTTATCACACGTGCAGTCTCTGTGTATTCATGAGATGATTGTACGGGCATTTAAGCATGTTCTCCAGGCTGTGATTGCCACTACTGTTAATACACATGATATGGCTGGGGTGATTTCTGCTGCATTGAACTTGATGCTTGGAGTATCCGAGGGTGATCAATCTGGTCAACTTTGCGGGGTTGATCCACTAATCTGGAGATGGCTAGAGGTATTTTTAAAGAAACGTTATGAATGGGATCTTAGCATCATGAATTACAAAGATGTAAGGAAATTTGCAATTCTTCGTGGGCTATGCCAtaag GTGGGTATTGAACTAGTTCCAAGGGATTATGATATGGATTCTCCTCAACCTTTCCGTAAAATAGACATTGTTAGCCTAGTACCGGTTCATAAG CAAGCAGCATGTTCTTCTGCTGATGGTCGACAACTCCTGGAATCATCAAAAACAGCTCTAGATAAGGGAAAGCTTGAAGATGCAGTCAGCTACGGGACAAAG GCTCTTGCGAAGCTGGTTGCAGTTTGTGGTCCCTACCACAGGATGACTGCAGGAGCTTACAGTCTTCTTGCTGTAGTTTTGTATCATACAGGAGACTTTAATCAG GCTACAATCTATCAGCAAAAGGCATTGGATATCAATGAAAGAGAATTAGGACTAGATCATCCAGATACGATGAAGAGTTATGGAGACCTTGCTGTTTTTTATTACAGACTCCAGCATACGGAACTTGCTCTCAA GTATGTGAAGCGTGCACTGTATCTGTTACATCTCACGTGTGGCccatctcatccaaacactgcTGCAACATACATCAATGTAGCTATGATGGAGGAGGGCCTTGGAAATGTACATGTTGCCCTTAGATATCTCCATAAAGCACTGAAGTGTAACCAACGATTACTTGGTCCAGACCATATACAG ACAGCAGCAAGTTACCATGCTATAGCAATTGCACTATCCTTGATGGAAGCTTATCCTTTGAGTGTTCAACATGAACAAACAACCTTGCAAATACTCAGAGCAAAGCTGGGCCCAGATGACCTGCGCACACAG GATGCTGCCGCTTGGCTGGAGTACTTTGAGTCAAAGGCTTTTGAACAGCAAGAAGCAGCGCGAAATGGGACCCGAAGACCTGATGCATCTATTGCCAGCAAAGGTCACTTGAG TGTATCAGATTTGCTTGACTACATCAGCCCAAGCAATGATGGAAAAGGAAAGGATGCTGCACTGCTAAAGAGGAAAAGCTATATAACAAAG CTGAAAGAAAAATCGTATGAGAACTTTGGCTTAGCAAGTTCAGAGGGATCTCCTAAAGAGGTTCTTCAAGAGCCATTGGATGAAAATGAACAAATTCCTGAACCTAAAGATGATACGAATGTAAAAGTTGAATTTACAGATCCACCTGTAGAGCTTAAACAACCACTTGAGGAAAAAGCTCCTGAGGAAGAGCCTATTCAGTTGCAGCCttttttggaggaaaatgctACCAAAAAAGATGTTATTGCTCATGATGTCCCGCTTGAATCACATGGTGAAGGAGAAGATGGGTGGCAACCGGTTCAAAGACCAAGGTCAGGTCGCTCGTATGGGAGAAGACTAAGACAGCGGAGAGCAGCTATGAACAAGGTCTACACTTACCAGAAGAAAGATGTGCTTTCTGAACAAGACTATTCAAGGACGAGGGGTGCCAATCAAAATAGTAAGTATCAAATGCTAAAGAAACAATTGTTGTCTCCAGGAACTTATGTTGAGTATCACTCAGCAAAGAGTCCCTACCAGGGTACAAGATATGGTCGTAGAATTGTGAAAGCTGTGGCATACAGAGTGAAGTCTGTTTCTTCTGCCAAGGATTCTACTACAGAGAAATCTAAAATTGGTAGGGAAGAAGATGCCAGACCTGTTTCGGCAGAGAAAGAAGTTGTACCAGTATCAATGAAAAGTTCAATAGTGAGCCTTGGCAAGTCACCTTCTTACAAGGAAGTAGCACTAGCACCACCTGGTACTATATCAATGCTGCAGATCCGGGTGTCTCAGGATGACtttcctgacaaaaatgaaCTCATTGTGGGAGATGAAGAAACCAGTAAAGCAGAAGATAAGGCATGTGACATCGTTGATTCCACTGATCACTCTAAAGTTGAGACTATAACTGTCGCCGAACCAGAAGAAACATGTTCAACTGTTCGGAATGAGCATGAACAACCGGAGGTAGTTCCTTCTACTGTGGAAATGGCTCATTCGAGCACTACTGAAAATAATCAAGTAGAAAAAGAGAGCACTGAGCAGGATCCATCTAGCAGTGTAGAAGGTAAAGATCATTCATACTCCTCTTTGAAAGGAATGGAGGATTCAGATAAAAACCCTTCTGTTCCATGCTTTATTGATACTCGAGAAGTCCCCAACAAGAAGCTGTCAGCATTGGCAGCTCCATATAATCCTTCGCCGACTACTACACGTGTAGCTCCTTTGCCTCTGAATGTTGTTCTTCCTCCTGGTCCTGGTGCTGTTCCATCTGTTGCTCCATGGCCAATGAACATGCCTCTTCATCCAGGGCCAACTGCTACTCCATTGTGTCCAACCCCTCACCACCCATACCCATCACCTCCGCCAACCCCAAACATGATACACTCTTTGCGATTTGTGTACCCTTCTCCTTATACTCATTCACAACCATTACCAACCAGTAGTTTTCCTGTAACTAGCAGCCCCTTTCATCCCAATCATTTTGCATGGCAACGCAGCACGAGCCCTAATACACCAGAATACATACAAGGCCCAGTTTGGCCTGGCTGCCAGCCAGTGGAGTTCTCTGTTCCAGCACCTGTTGTAGAGCCAATTGCTGAATCCTTTTTGCCTCCGAAGGAAGAATCCAATAACGTTAATAGCTCTAGTGGTTTGAATTTGTCTGTTAATGTTGATGTTACTAACCACACTAAGTCCGTCGAAACTTTCCAAGCATTGGATGTTGGTGAGAACCTAAATGCCGGGGTAGAACCAAAAACTATGCAAGAAGACCTCAAACCAGATTTGCAATTGCATGGTGTTCAATGTGCCGAGAACTCAATAGATGACAGTAATAGTCCCAATAAAAATGCTGGAAGCGGTGGGGATAATCACACATCAAGTAACCCTCGGCGATTTGACAATGAAAAAACCTTCAACATTTTGATAAGGGGAAGAAAAAACCGCAAACAAACTCTGAGAATGCCAATAAGTTTACTTAGTCGGCCCCATAATTCCAAGTCTTTTAAGGTCATATATAGCAGAGTAATCAGAGAGAGTGAAGCTCCCAAGTCTACCAGCTTTTCTTCAGATGATATAAGTACTCCTGGTACCATGTAA
- the LOC108195306 gene encoding cytochrome b561 and DOMON domain-containing protein At3g61750, with translation MEAISALILLTVFTSACWNPVVFGADDASNDVNSALCGVDLRPFLPLPYNTLPNIVCKPLWNSFFLRYSRTADNIFTIVLSAPYTTGWVGMGLSKDGMMLNSSAMVGWINENGLARIKQYYLAGFTPSQVKPDKGELPLTSVPPFVTVYGATIYLAFQLNAPVSSLTSQAILLAYSTRYPNHHRLTPHNDKTTIRFDFAAGNVGSVSSSGARGASDIFRTIRTHGILGLLGWGLILPVGAIVARHLKHRDPLWYELHVAIQFIGFIIGVAAVAVGRSLYDRIHANSPTHRGIGIFVLVLSILQVLAFFLRPDKDSKNRRIWNLYHQWFGRIALFFGALNIVLGIQYANAGNEWRLGYGFLLAIILLTCIVLEALLKLRKAKEAHSPPDFQMNSL, from the exons ATGGAAGCTATCTCAGCACTTATTTTACTTACCGTTTTCACCAGTGCCTGCTGGAACCCGGTTGTTTTCGGGGCGGATGATGCTAGTAATGATGTAAATTCAGCACTTTGTGGGGTTGATCTTAGGCCATTTCTTCCTCTTCCCTACAATACTTTACCAAACATCGTCTGCAAACCTCTATGGAATTCATTTTTTCTTCGA TACTCCAGGACTGCAGATAACATCTTCACCATTGTACTATCTGCTCCATACACTACTGGATGGGTTGGTATGGGACTTTCGAAAGACGGGATGATGCTTAATTCCAGTGCAATGGTTGGATGGATCAATGAAAATGGTCTTGCAAGAATTAAGCAATACTATCTAGCCGGTTTCACGCCTTCACAGGTTAAGCCGGATAAAGGCGAATTGCCACTCACCAGTGTTCCACCATTTGTTACAGTTTATGGAGCAACAATATACTTGGCATTTCAGTTGAATGCTCCAGTCTCATCTCTCACAAGCCAGGCAATATTACTGGCTTATTCGACTAGGTATCCGAATCATCACCGTCTAACTCCTCATAATGACAAAACTACTATACGTTTCGACTTTGCAGCAG GTAATGTAGGCTCGGTGTCTTCCTCGGGGGCACGTGGAGCTAGTGACATCTTTCGGACAATAAGGACACATGGCATATTAGGGTTACTTGGATGGGGACTGATTCTTCCTGTAGGCGCCATTGTTGCCAGACACCTTAAGCACCGGGATCCATTGTGGTATGAACTTCACGTAGCTATCCAATTCATCGGATTCATCATAGGGGTTGCTGCAGTGGCTGTTGGAAGGTCACTATATGATAGAATCCACGCGAACTCACCTACACACAGAGGCATCGGAATATTTGTCCTTGTGCTCAGTATCCTCCAG GTATTGGCATTCTTTCTTAGACCTGACAAGGACAGCAAGAACCGCAGAATCTGGAATTTGTACCACCAGTGGTTTGGTCGGATCGCGCTTTTCTTTGGAGCACTAAATATCGTTCTGGGAATCCAATATGCAAATGCAGGGAACGAGTGGAGGCTTGGTTATGGATTTCTGCTAGCCATAATTTTACTTACTTGCATTGTACTAGAGGCTTTACTGAAGCTAAGAAAGGCTAAAGAGGCACATTCCCCTCCAGACTTCCAGATGAACTCATTATAA